The DNA region TTAATTGAGGCTAATGCATCTGAGGCAGATTTAGAATTTCTTGGTAACACCATGCTTAGTCAAGTCATTAATCAGCAAGCGAATTTTCATTCTTTAGCGCCAGCGAACGATACTGGATGTTTAACATCACTGTCAAAAGGAATGCTTAACGATTCACAATGGTTTATCCATGGAAAATGTGTCACCAGCGCTAATCGACTAGGACGAATTTTGAGAGCTAATAAATTGGCTAACATACGAGGCCTGGGCAGTCGACACAGTGGTTATTATTACATCGTTTCGGTGACTCATACGATAGATTCCACTCGTCATCTAATGAATGTAGAGGTGGTGCGCAATGCTTGGTCATAGCGAGGTCTAAAATGTTTAATCGAGTTAAATATTCGAATGGTTTCCCAAGTGATCAAAGTTTTTTTGGGAAGTACCGAGGAAAAGTCATTGACACTAATGATCCAACTTCAAGGGGACGGTTGTTGGTAAGCATTCCTGCGGTGTTAGGTGAAATTACGGTTTGGGCAATGCCTTGTGTTCCCTATGCAGGCGATCAAGTCGGGTTCTATTCGATACCGCCCGTTGATAGTGGAGTTTGGTGTGAGTTTGAAGGAGGAGATCCTTCGTATCCAATTTGGGTAGGGTGTTTTTGGGCCGATGGTCAACTCCCAGATGATTCCGATCAAAACATAAAGATCTGGAAGACAAAAGAACTAACCGTTCGTCTCGATGACAATGCAAGTGAAATTCTGATTGAAAGCAGTGATGGAGCCAAGGTAGTGATTACCAGTGAAGTGCTTAGTGATGCTGGAGGCGCTAATCATACCGTCGGAGGTTCAGGTGTGATATCAGACAGTGGCGGTAATGGCAAAGTTGAAGTGACCAGTGCTTCTGTTTCAGTTAATGGAAATGCATTAGAAGTTATTTGAATGAATAGCAATCAATAACTTTTTTAATGGTTTCTAAACTCACTGAATAAATAACACGTTAAGCATAGCTATTTAAGGAAAATGAAAGATGAGCAGCAATACCCATACAACCATGAGTCAACTCACCTGTCCACATGGCGGCTCCATAACGATAGCTTCCTCAAATACCAGTGTTTTCGCTGACCAGTCATCTGTCGCGACCATTAGCGATACTTTTACCGTAGTAGGGTGTCCATTTCAAATTCCAGGTACGCCACCCATTCCAAGTCCATGTGTCACCGTACAATGGATAAAATCTGACTTGCGAGTAAAGGTCAGTGGCCAATTCACGGTGAGTGCTCAAAGCGTTGGTTTATGCTTGTCGGCTCAACAATTGCCTCAAGGACAAGTTATGTCAGTGAATACCCAATTAAAAGTTTCTAGTCAGTAGCTTAGGGAGAGAGCTATGAACGCATTTAAAAGTTTTAAACATCCGATTGCCATTGATCTTGGTACTCGTTCTTTAAGTATTGAACGCGATTATGAACAACATGTGGTTCAGCTCATTAAGCAGGTCTTGTTTACCAATCCTGGTGAGCGGGTCAATTTACCCGACTTTGGATGTGGTCTGAGGCAATTGATCTTTGCTCCAAACAGTGACGTGGCTGCAAGTATTGCTCAAGTTAAGGTTTATCAAGCATTAGACAAATGGCTTTCGTCAGTAATGGATGTCGATGCAGTAGAAATCAAGTCTAGTAATGAAAAGCTCTATATCAATATTGCTTACTATTTGAAAACCAGTGTTGATAAAAAAACATTAAACGTTGAGGTAAGCTAATGGCCAAAGTCGATCGCTTACAGCATTTAGTCGAGCAAAATACGGTTTGTGGTATGGACTTTATCTACGTCTATCCCGATCAGCATTTAATCGATGTTTATTTTCACCAACATGATGCTTCGCCTCAAGCTAATGAAATTCTTTCTGATCTGACAGTGGATGATCTGTTGATTGAGAGTCAACTCAATTTAGTCCCTTCATTTTCTGATCCTAATCAGCTTGTTAAAGAGGTGGTGCAAGTTGTGGGAATAGTGTGGACTTCAGTTGATGATAGAACCGTTTTACGAGTTGCTGTCGCAGAAAATGGTGGTTACTCACCTTATACATTTAAAATTCAGCACGCCAGCATCGATCACTACTTTCGTCAATTGGTGTTTAGTTTTAAAGCTAACTGTCCCAGTGACCTTGACTGTAAGCAACAAGCGGTAAAGTGTAATGAACCGAAAGAAATGGATTTTCCAGTGGATTATACCGCTAGAGACTTTAATAGTTTTCGACGAGCGTTACTAGAATTTGCTTCACAAAAATACCCAGATTGGCAAGACCGTTTGCATGCAGATGTTGGTGTAATGCTAACAGAAGTCTTTGCTGCGCTTGGTGATGAATTATCTTTCTATCAAAATAATATCGTTCGTGAAGGGTATTTAGAAACGGCCTCTCAGCGTCGTTCGGTTCGCCATTTAGCACGTTTAGTCGATTATGAGCTACATGAAGGGTTAGCCGCTAATGGTTGGCTGTGCGTGATGGCACAAGAAAATGCAATTGGTAGTCTTAAAGCCGGAATTAAATTTTACGCTCAAAAAGACAGTGGAGAGAGACTTGTTTATGAACTGGGGAAAGGCCTTGCTGACCAGATTCATGGTAGGGAATTCTTAATTGATCATCGACTAAATGAATTGAGTCCCTACGTATGGGATGAAGACGATCTGTGTTTACCAGAAGGCGCTACCAGCATTGATGTAGAAGGCGATATTACATCCGTTTTTTCATTCGATGAGCCAAGTGATGATCCAACTGGAAAATGGGTGGTTTTAACTGAAAGCTCGTCAGTCAAACGAACGTGTCCTCTAAATTGGCTGGTAAGAATTACGCGTTTAGAAATTATTGAAGACAGACTGCTAGAGCAATTAATTACGCGAATTTATTGGTCGTCAGAACAAGCGGTTCCCTTTGAAATGTCATTGGAGTCGTTAACAATAAAGTGCAATCTATTACCGATATCCGCTGGTGAAACTCATGAGTTGCTTTATTTGGTCGGTGAATTTGATGACGAGCAAGCAATTCCTGACTCAGAGAAAATGAGAATTAACTGTGCGATTCAGCGAAGAGTTAATCGGCAAGTAAAATATTACCAGACACTGCCAGACCCAAACCAATCAGATCTCACATGGTTGGGAAGCGATCCGAGATCAAGCGCTCCAGAAGTCTATTTAGAAGAGGTGGAGTTTGATGGCGTTAGTTGGATTCCAAAATCAATTCAGTGGACCTGGCAACGGTCTTTGTTAGGTGTCTATTCTTCGTTGCCTAACGAGCGACATTTTACCCTTGATGATGGCAGCTGGGGGCGTGTCGTTGGATATTGGAGAAACGGTGTTGAATTTGTTCACAAGGATTATCAAAAGGATGAGGGGTCATCAATTACTTTTGGCGATGGTGAATTTGGCGCCATACCGAGTTCGGGAACGGTATTTCGAGTCTATTATCGATTAGGCAATGGTGTTGAAACCAATGTCAACGCAAATAGCATCGTACATTTAATGGAACCGGAACCTCTTATCGAAAGTATTTATAATCCGGTCGCATTAACTAATGGATTTGCAAAGGAAAGTATTGGCGAAGCGAAACAAGTGATTCCACATGCCTTTCGAAGTACAACCTATCGAGCGGTTAAACCGGAAGATTATGCTGAAGCGACTGAGCGATTGAGTTGGGTGCAAAGTGCCGGAGCAAAAATGCGATGGACGGGTGCTTGGCTAACCTTGTTTGCAACACCGGACCCGAAATCGTCGACCAGCTTATCAATTAAGCAAGAAAATCAGATGAGAGCACAATTAAATCGATTTCGACAAGCAGGTCAAGCAGTTGAAGTGCGTTCTCCCAAGTACGCGAATATTGATTTAATTATAACGGTTTGTGTAAAACCAAGTGCTTACATAGGCGTTGTTAAAGAAGAAATATTGACTTATTTGATTGGGAGTGGAGCGGAGGAGAGTTTCTTTTCTCCGAATAATTTTACCTTCGGTACACCTCTTTTAAGATCGAATTTAGAAGCGGCTATTCAATCGCTGCCAGGAGTGCGTGCGATATTAGGAATTAAAGTGAGACGACGAGGCTTCTTTGATTGGCGAGAGATGACGGAGATGGTATTTCCAGTAGCCATGGATGAAGTTATTCGAATTGAGAATAACTATGACTTTCCAGAACGAGGCATATTAACCTTAGCAATGGAGGGCGGAGTATGAGTCAGTGTACCTGCGTTAATAAAGTTCACTGCGAGTGTACAATCAGTAAAACTCCGCAACCTGGACTAAAATATTTTTCTAGGCAATGGAAAACCTTTGCTGATTTTCGTGGTGATATGAAAGCATTAGTTCCTAACTATTCAGCATTAGATGGATGGGAGCCATGCACTCTTGATGACTGGGGACTGATTATTATTGATATGTGGGCCTATGTTGCCGACGTGCAAAATTTTTACGATCAAGTGTTTGCTCATGAGCTCTATTTAACCTCAGCTAAGCGCCGATTATCGATAACAAAACTTACGAGCTTGTTAGGTTACAAACCTAAACCTGCGGTTGCTGCCAGTGCGTATTTGAAAGTTATGGCACAAGGAACACAACTGATAAAGTTTTCAAAGGGCTTGGCTTTTCGCTCAGCGGCATTTGACGAAGAGCCACCACAGGTATTTGAAGTAGAAGCAGACGTTAATATTCATTCGTCCAATAACGACTGGAGAGTCGATACCGAACAACTCAATGGCTTTAGCTCTGATTCGGCAGCAGGCGCAGATGTCGAAGTTGATGCTGTTTATGTCAATACCAAGTATTATTTTCGCTCCGGAGATGTCGTCTTATTTAAGATTGATGGTGAGTCAGCGGCCTATCATCAGTCCTCAAAAATTCAAAATGTATTAAGCTATACAGATTCTTCGGGAAAAAAATTAAATAAGTTAGACTTGTCTAGTAGTATTGATATTCCTAATGGAACCTTGTCAAGTAATGTTCAAATTTACCGAGCGAATCTATCTCAAAATTTGTGGAAGCAAAGTTATTTTTCGGGAGATCCGAAAGCAGTAGATGGTAATCAGATTGTACTAGATACTCTTTCTTCGAAAATCAGCGCTAACGATGAGTTGATATTAAGTTATCAAAATGAATATAAATACGCGATGGTTGAGTCGAATAGTGATACTCAGCTAACCATTCAAGGCGCTACTTCGCAAATGGTCGAAGATGCCGAGGGGAACGATGTTCCAGTTCCAATACCGGCATTGAAGTCATTGAGTTCCAAGATTTTGCTAGACCGCACGATTGATAATGGCAGCTGGGTGAGTGCTAATGCAAATGCTATCAAAGTATATTATTCCTTTCAAAAAATCTGCTCCCTTGAGCTACCTTCCTTAACGGATTTTGAGCTTGATACCAGCGTTCACTCTACGTTGCCTTTAAATCAACCGCTTGTTAAAAACAAATTAGCGCCGGATGTGCAGCAAGTATTTATACAAGACAGCCAAGATGAAGCATTAAGAATCAATGCAACTTTAGATTATGACTCTACCAATCTTGATATAGGTCAAGCAATTGAACATGCAAGTTTTGTCCCACCTCTCACGATATTTGGAAATCTAGTGAAAGTTAGTCGTGGCGAAAGCGTAGAACACGAGGTTCTAGGCAGTGGACTTGTAACTGAAAAGAATCAATTCTTTACATTAAAGAAAAAACCTCTAACTTACCTAAATAACTACAATAGTGCGAGTGAACAAGGGATTGAAAGCACTTTGAAAGTCTATGTAAATGGCGTTGCGTGGGATGAGGTCGATAATTTTTACAATACAGGTCCTACAGACCAAGTATTTGTCGTAACTCATGATGAAGACGAAAATACATTCATCCAGTTTGGTGATGGAAATCGCGGAGCTCGTCTTCCATCAGGCGTTGATAATATTATTGCCTATTATCGGTTTGGTGCGGGAAAAAGTAGTCCTCCGAAAAACACCATAAATCAAATGGTCCAGCCAATTAATGGGGTAACATCGGTGACCAATCCGATTGCGTCTACT from Pleionea litopenaei includes:
- a CDS encoding phage baseplate assembly protein V, whose product is MFNRVKYSNGFPSDQSFFGKYRGKVIDTNDPTSRGRLLVSIPAVLGEITVWAMPCVPYAGDQVGFYSIPPVDSGVWCEFEGGDPSYPIWVGCFWADGQLPDDSDQNIKIWKTKELTVRLDDNASEILIESSDGAKVVITSEVLSDAGGANHTVGGSGVISDSGGNGKVEVTSASVSVNGNALEVI
- a CDS encoding GPW/gp25 family protein is translated as MNAFKSFKHPIAIDLGTRSLSIERDYEQHVVQLIKQVLFTNPGERVNLPDFGCGLRQLIFAPNSDVAASIAQVKVYQALDKWLSSVMDVDAVEIKSSNEKLYINIAYYLKTSVDKKTLNVEVS